A region of the Gemmatimonas sp. UBA7669 genome:
AGTCTCACAATTGAAAGGCTGCTGCGCGCCAAGTGTTGTCGTGAAAGTGTCGATTAAAAAAAGCAGGTTGGAGAGCATGCGACTAATGTGACACCCAAGCTGTTGCGAAAATCGCGGCGCAGCAACATCTCTCCAATCATGACCAATCGACTCATACTGAATGCCGGGCGCGTCCGTGCCATATGGCCTGCCTGCGCCGCCGCACTACTGCTTGCTATGGGTGCTCCAGCCGAAGCCCAGGTGAGGCCAAATCTGACCCTGCGTCACGGCATTGCGGTGCCCGACGATGCCTATCAGTCCAACTGCGGCCACAGCAGTCTGGCGTTTGCCGTGGACGCGCAGGGCGGCGGTCGCATCTTTCCGCAAGTGGGCTTTGATCGGCACATCGGCTCTGGTGGGGGAGACGTGGCCTGCCTTGGTGCCGACAATTCGCAGTTCCGATACGTGGGCGGGGCACGCCTCGAGAATTCCACGCGTGTCACGCTGGGCGTGGGTGCCCGATTGGGCGACGGCAAGGCCCAGCTCGAAGGCGTCCTGCGTGCCGGTGTGCTGCATGCGCGCCCCGGTTTCCAACCCCGAGGGGCCAACGGCAAGGCGGACTTCAAACCTCTCGTTGGAGGGCAGGCCAGTGCCGTGCTGTTTCACGCGCTGGTGTTGAGTACCACCATGCAGTGGACACGTCTCAGTTTCGAGACCACGCCACTCGCCGGCGGGCCCAGCACCACACGCACCGACTGGGCGCCGCTGCTCACGCTGCAGTTCGGCCTGCGGCTGCCGCTCACTCCAGGCCGGTCTCCGACTACTTCAGCTGCTCGCCCCCAATAAACACGGCGTGCTGCCGACGGATGTTCTGGATGCGCTCGAGTGGCGAGGCATCGAGCACCACGAAGTCCGCCCACTTGCCGGGCTCCAGTGAGCCAAGTTCACGATCAACCCGAAGACAGCGCGCCGCCACCGAAGTGGCAGAACGCAGCGCCTCGGCGGGTGTCATGCCCGCGTCCACCATCATCTCGAGCTCCATGAGCTCGAAGTAGCCCTGGAAGCGGCCCAGCGGACCCGTGTCGGTGCCCATGGCAATGGGCACGCCGGCGCGGTGCAGCGCCGCGAGGTTCTGCATGGCCACCGGCAACTGCGCCTTGTAGCGCTGCGCACTGCGGCTGGTGCGCGTGACCTCCTGACGGGCCGGCTGCTGTACCGTGGCCATCCACTCGCGATTCGCGTGCGCCAGAAACAGCGAGTCGGCAAAAAACGACGGCGTGCTTTCGTACACATAGGTGGAGACTTCACGCATAAGGGTGGGCGAGTAGCACACACCCGACCCCTTGAGCGCCGTCACGAACGCGCCGTCTACCGGCAGGTCCCGCACGCTGTGCGCAATGAAGTCGGCGCCGGCGGCCAGCAGCGCCTTCGCGTCGTCGAGGTAGTAGAGATGCACCGCCACACGCAGCCCACGCGCGTGCGCCGCCTCAATCACGGCCTTGTACACCTCGGGTTTCATCTTGGGGCTGGTGCCGAGGTTGTCGTCCACGCGGATCTTCACGATGTCCACACGCCGGTCGGCCACGGCGGCCACCTGTGTTCGGGCGTCGTCAGGCGACGACGGATTGAGCACGGGGCCTGCCACGAACACCCGCGCATGCTGTGGTGCACTGCGACGCTGTGCGTCGCGCGCAGCAAACACCTCGGCGGTTTCGTCGCCCAGTGAATACACCGTGGTCACGCCATACGCGGCATAGGTGGCCAGGTTGGCCACGCTGGAGGCGTGCCCATGGGCATTGATGAGCCCCGGCACAATGACCTTGCCCTGCAGCGACACGCGCTGTGCCTCGGCCGGTATGCGCACCGAAGCGGCGGGCCCCGCGGCCAGCACACGCCCGTCATGCACGAGCAAGGTGGCGTTGGCAATGGGTGCACGGGTGGTGCCATCGATGAGCGTGGCGCCGGTGAACGCACGGGTTACCGACTGCGCGGTGGCGGTGCTGGCCGCGAGGCACAGCACGCCGGCGGCCCGTGTCAGCAGGCGGGGCATGAATCGGGACATGGGTTCCATGCCGTCGAGTCTAACACCAATGCGGGATTGACGGACCGCACATCATGTAACTATATAAAGTACATGAGAAAGGACAGCCGGTTGTCAGGCGTGCTGCACGTGCTGCTGCACATGGCCGAGTTCGAAGGGCCGGTGACGTCGGAAACCCTGGCTCGCGCCATGGACACCAATCCGGTGGTCGTGCGCCGTGTGATGGCGGGTTTGCGCGAACGTGGCTTTGTCCGTTCGGTGAAGGGGCACGGCGGCGGCTGGACGCTCAACCGTGCGCTGGCCGATATCAGTCTGCTCGATGTGTACGAGGCCATTGGCGCGCCATCGCTGCTCGCGGTGGGCAGTCGCAACGAGTCGCCCAGTTGTCTCGTGGAGCAGGCCGTGAACCACTCGCTGGGTCACGCCTTCGGTGAGGCCGAAGCGTTGCTGCTGGCGCACCTGGCCGGCGTGACGCTGGCCACGCTGCACGCCGACTTTCATACGCGCATGAAGCGTCGCGCACCACCCTGCATTGCGGAGCACGCCCATGACTGAACTGAACGCAGCCGGCACCACCGAACACGACGTGGTGGTGGTGGGTGGCGCCTTTGCCGGCCTTTCGGCCGCTACGTATCTGGCGCGAGCGCGGCGCACCGTCTGTGTGATGGACACGCGCCGTCCGCGCAATCGTTTTGCCGACGCGGCGCACGGCGTGCTGGGCTTCGATGGCACGGCACCGGTGGACATTCTGGCTCGCGCACGCACGCAGGTGGCGGCCTATCCCACGGTGCGTTGGCGGGAACGTGAGGCCGTGCGTGTGGA
Encoded here:
- a CDS encoding amidohydrolase family protein, producing MPRLLTRAAGVLCLAASTATAQSVTRAFTGATLIDGTTRAPIANATLLVHDGRVLAAGPAASVRIPAEAQRVSLQGKVIVPGLINAHGHASSVANLATYAAYGVTTVYSLGDETAEVFAARDAQRRSAPQHARVFVAGPVLNPSSPDDARTQVAAVADRRVDIVKIRVDDNLGTSPKMKPEVYKAVIEAAHARGLRVAVHLYYLDDAKALLAAGADFIAHSVRDLPVDGAFVTALKGSGVCYSPTLMREVSTYVYESTPSFFADSLFLAHANREWMATVQQPARQEVTRTSRSAQRYKAQLPVAMQNLAALHRAGVPIAMGTDTGPLGRFQGYFELMELEMMVDAGMTPAEALRSATSVAARCLRVDRELGSLEPGKWADFVVLDASPLERIQNIRRQHAVFIGGEQLK
- a CDS encoding Rrf2 family transcriptional regulator; amino-acid sequence: MRKDSRLSGVLHVLLHMAEFEGPVTSETLARAMDTNPVVVRRVMAGLRERGFVRSVKGHGGGWTLNRALADISLLDVYEAIGAPSLLAVGSRNESPSCLVEQAVNHSLGHAFGEAEALLLAHLAGVTLATLHADFHTRMKRRAPPCIAEHAHD